The Acidimicrobiales bacterium genomic interval GGTCGGTCAGCACCAAGTTCGCGCTTGTCAGGTTGGTGCGATAGAAGACAGCGCCGGCGGCAATAGCCCCGGAGAGGTCAGCACCGGCCAGGTTGGTGCTCGACAACGTCGCGCCAGCCAGGTTGGCGTTGGTCAGGTTGGCGCCAGCCAGCATGGCGCCGTTCAGTAGCGCCCCCTCCAGGTTGGCCCCCGAAAAGTCGATGCCGGGAAGGATCATGCCGGCCAAGTTGGCGCCAGCCAGATCAGCACCAGCACACGAGGCGTTGGGCGCCGGCCGGCACGGCTCTTCAGTGGTCGTTGTGGTCTCAGCCTCCGTAGTGGCAGGGGCTGCCGTGGTGGTCGTTGCGGTCTCGGCCTCCGTAGTGGCAGAGGCTGCCGTGGTGGTCGTTGCGGTCTCAGCCTCCGTAGTGGCAGAGGCTGCCGTGGTAGCGGGGGCGGCCGCCGGATCCTCGTCACCTCCTCCACCGCAGGCAGCAACTGCAAGGGCCAAGGCCAGCACGCTGACCGTCAGGCGGCCGGGTGACCGTTGGACATCTTTCATCATCGCGTCCATAGCC includes:
- a CDS encoding pentapeptide repeat-containing protein: MDAMMKDVQRSPGRLTVSVLALALAVAACGGGGDEDPAAAPATTAASATTEAETATTTTAASATTEAETATTTTAAPATTEAETTTTTEEPCRPAPNASCAGADLAGANLAGMILPGIDFSGANLEGALLNGAMLAGANLTNANLAGATLSSTNLAGADLSGAIAAGAVFYRTNLTSANLVLTDLTAAVLMEADMKSVNMTGASIQGLVDRRTFWCSTIYVDGTLKNDSCQIATG